The Christiangramia flava JLT2011 genome has a segment encoding these proteins:
- a CDS encoding glucoamylase family protein produces MLKELKILTLLFFTICISSCSNDSGPGYQEPYIPEPTSDDGPVEEEPLTDDELLDLVQEETFNYFWDFAEPESGMARERSQEEAYNNESRNIVTMGGSGFGIASFPAAVQRGWISRDEALTRLDRILNFLESVPTYHGAFSHWYMGNTAQTRPFGSIDDGGDLVETAFLIEGLLINRQFFDGANDQETEIRNRITSIWENVEWDWYTQGENVLYWHWSPNYNFQLGLKIKGWNESLIVYVLAAASPTHPISKEVYEEGWASNGGIITNRSHYGINMPLGPSYGGPLFFSHYSFIGLDPRNLQDQYANYWQQNTAHAEINYEYCVRNPKGYEGYIAESWGLTASDSHQGYAAHSPTNDLGVITPTAALSSFPYTPEESMAALRHFYEDKKSDLWGPYGFYDAFSEEHNWVADGYLAIDQGPIVAMIENYRSQLLWNLFMQDEEVQGGLSKLGFTY; encoded by the coding sequence ATGCTTAAAGAACTGAAAATATTAACCCTCCTGTTTTTTACAATATGTATCTCTTCCTGTTCTAATGATTCAGGTCCCGGGTATCAGGAGCCCTACATTCCTGAGCCCACTTCAGATGACGGGCCTGTGGAGGAAGAACCACTCACCGATGATGAACTACTCGATTTAGTACAGGAAGAAACTTTTAACTATTTCTGGGACTTTGCAGAACCAGAAAGTGGTATGGCCAGGGAACGCTCCCAGGAAGAAGCTTACAACAATGAATCCCGAAATATCGTCACTATGGGAGGTAGTGGTTTCGGTATTGCATCATTCCCAGCCGCGGTGCAACGCGGATGGATTAGCCGGGATGAGGCTTTGACCAGGCTGGATAGAATTTTAAATTTTCTGGAGAGCGTTCCTACTTACCACGGTGCTTTTTCACACTGGTACATGGGAAATACAGCCCAAACAAGACCTTTCGGAAGTATTGATGATGGCGGTGACCTGGTGGAAACGGCCTTTTTGATCGAAGGTCTTTTAATCAATAGACAGTTTTTTGATGGTGCCAATGACCAGGAAACCGAAATACGGAATAGAATTACCAGTATTTGGGAAAATGTGGAATGGGATTGGTATACTCAGGGCGAAAATGTGCTGTACTGGCACTGGTCTCCCAATTACAACTTTCAGTTAGGGCTGAAAATCAAAGGCTGGAACGAATCCTTAATTGTTTATGTATTGGCAGCAGCTTCTCCAACTCATCCAATTTCCAAAGAAGTGTATGAGGAAGGTTGGGCTTCCAATGGAGGTATTATCACCAACCGTAGTCACTACGGAATCAATATGCCCTTAGGGCCATCTTACGGCGGACCGTTATTTTTTAGCCACTATTCCTTCATAGGTCTGGATCCACGAAATCTTCAGGATCAGTATGCCAACTACTGGCAGCAAAATACGGCACATGCCGAAATTAATTATGAATACTGCGTGCGCAACCCGAAAGGCTATGAAGGTTACATCGCAGAATCCTGGGGATTGACTGCTTCTGACAGCCATCAGGGTTATGCAGCTCACAGCCCTACGAACGATTTAGGCGTGATCACGCCAACAGCGGCTCTTTCCTCATTTCCCTATACGCCGGAAGAATCGATGGCAGCGCTTCGTCACTTCTATGAAGATAAGAAAAGTGATCTGTGGGGACCTTATGGTTTTTATGATGCTTTTTCTGAAGAGCACAACTGGGTGGCTGATGGTTACCTGGCAATTGATCAGGGACCAATCGTTGCGATGATCGAAAATTATAGAAGTCAGCTTTTATGGAACCTCTTTATGCAGGATGAAGAAGTTCAGGGCGGACTTAGCAAACTTGGATTTACCTATTAA
- a CDS encoding prolyl oligopeptidase family serine peptidase: MIKNNKIVLVAIALLIVTFSVKAQDKSIFKKEQFVKGSDTLQYRILYPEGFSQDSIYPLVLFLHGAGERGSDNESQLVHGADLFLKEENRKNFPAVVIFPQVPKDDYWANVDVDRESFPLKFDFHNTDEPTTSMRLTMDLLDQYTSEKYIDTTRLYVGGLSMGGMGTFEMISRKPETFAAAFAICGAADTSIAEKYREGFFIWVFHGL, translated from the coding sequence ATGATAAAGAATAATAAAATAGTACTGGTTGCCATTGCACTGTTGATTGTGACTTTTTCAGTAAAGGCACAGGATAAATCAATTTTTAAGAAGGAGCAATTCGTGAAAGGAAGTGATACCCTTCAATATCGAATTCTGTATCCGGAAGGCTTTTCACAAGATAGTATCTATCCCTTGGTCCTTTTCCTACATGGAGCTGGTGAGCGAGGCAGTGATAATGAATCACAACTGGTTCATGGCGCAGATCTTTTTCTGAAGGAAGAAAACCGAAAAAATTTTCCTGCTGTGGTGATCTTTCCGCAGGTTCCAAAAGATGATTACTGGGCAAATGTTGATGTTGATCGAGAAAGCTTTCCGCTGAAATTCGATTTTCACAATACCGATGAACCAACTACTTCTATGCGTTTGACGATGGACCTTTTAGATCAATATACTTCAGAAAAATATATCGATACGACCCGTCTTTATGTAGGCGGACTCTCCATGGGCGGAATGGGAACATTCGAGATGATCTCTCGTAAACCGGAAACATTCGCTGCTGCTTTTGCCATTTGTGGCGCGGCAGATACGTCCATAGCTGAAAAATATCGCGAAGGCTTTTTTATCTGGGTCTTTCACGGCTTATAG
- the bglX gene encoding beta-glucosidase BglX: MKKTLLSISFFLAFCLLAKAQERIPKVEELLGKMTLEEKIGQLNLLTPGGGVATGAVVSKNVEDKIKAGNVGGLFGVSGPDKIRIAQEYAVNDTRLGIPLLIGSDVIHGYKTTFPIPLGSAASWDMDMLEKSAQIAAKEATADGINWNFSPMVDIARDPRWGRIAEGAGEDPYLGSRIAEAYVKGYQGTDLTQPQTMLATVKHFALYGAAEGGRDYNSVDMSRVKMFNEYLPPYKAAVDAGVASVMSSFNDVDGVPASGNKWLLTDLLRDRWNFDGFVVSDYTSVNEMIAHGLGDLQEVSALSINAGLDMDMVGEGFLTTLKKSVEEGTVSEETITIACRRILEAKYKLGLFDDPYKYLDNKRPDADILSEENRAFAREVAKHSFVLLKKHNNVLPLKKNAKIALVGPLADSRENMLGTWAPTGDVSLAVTIKEGFKNVAPDAQVTYSKGANITNDTILAKNVNVFGERVSISKDSPDALLKSALNAANAADVVVAVIGEATEMTGEAASRTTLKIDESQKKMLRELVKTGKPVVAVLMSGRPLNISEEMDMPISILQVWHPGVEAGNAIADVLFGDYNPSGKLTVSWPRSVGQIPVYYSMKNTGRPSSQKEFEKFKSRYLDMPNSPLLPFGYGLSYTTFEYGKVTASADSMTENGSITIKTTVTNTGNYDGEEVVQLYLHDKVRSITPPMKELKGFQKISLKKGESKEVTFEITAEDLKFYNSQLDFVAEPGEFEFAVGGSSDAEMAGSFTLE; the protein is encoded by the coding sequence ATGAAGAAGACATTATTATCGATCAGCTTTTTTCTAGCTTTTTGCTTATTAGCAAAAGCGCAGGAGCGCATCCCGAAGGTAGAAGAATTGTTAGGGAAGATGACACTTGAAGAAAAGATCGGTCAGTTAAACCTCCTTACTCCGGGTGGAGGTGTCGCTACCGGAGCCGTTGTGAGCAAGAATGTAGAAGATAAGATCAAAGCCGGAAATGTTGGAGGCTTATTTGGAGTTTCAGGACCAGATAAGATCAGGATTGCTCAGGAATATGCCGTAAACGATACCAGGCTGGGAATCCCGCTTTTGATCGGGTCTGATGTGATCCATGGTTATAAAACGACTTTCCCGATTCCGCTTGGCTCTGCTGCCAGTTGGGATATGGATATGTTAGAGAAATCGGCTCAAATTGCCGCAAAAGAAGCAACGGCTGATGGAATAAACTGGAATTTTTCACCGATGGTTGATATTGCTCGCGATCCTCGTTGGGGTCGTATTGCTGAAGGTGCCGGTGAAGATCCTTATTTGGGATCCCGAATTGCTGAAGCTTATGTAAAAGGTTACCAGGGAACCGACCTCACTCAGCCTCAGACCATGTTAGCAACCGTTAAGCACTTTGCATTATACGGAGCTGCAGAAGGCGGGAGGGATTATAATAGCGTGGACATGAGCCGCGTGAAAATGTTCAATGAATATTTACCTCCGTATAAAGCAGCGGTAGATGCCGGAGTTGCCAGCGTGATGAGTTCATTCAATGATGTAGATGGCGTTCCTGCTTCAGGAAATAAATGGTTGCTGACAGATCTATTAAGGGATCGCTGGAATTTCGACGGCTTTGTGGTTTCTGACTATACTTCAGTAAATGAAATGATCGCACATGGTTTGGGTGATCTTCAGGAAGTTTCGGCATTGTCTATCAATGCCGGTCTGGATATGGATATGGTAGGAGAAGGATTTTTGACAACATTGAAAAAATCGGTTGAGGAAGGAACAGTTTCCGAAGAAACCATCACTATCGCATGCCGTAGAATTCTGGAGGCAAAGTACAAACTGGGACTTTTTGATGATCCTTATAAATACCTTGATAACAAAAGGCCTGATGCAGATATTTTAAGTGAAGAGAACAGGGCTTTTGCAAGAGAAGTTGCCAAACATTCGTTTGTCCTGCTGAAAAAGCACAATAATGTGCTTCCGCTGAAGAAAAACGCAAAGATCGCGCTGGTCGGACCTTTGGCCGATAGTCGCGAAAATATGCTTGGAACCTGGGCGCCAACGGGAGATGTTTCCCTGGCAGTGACCATAAAAGAAGGTTTCAAAAATGTAGCGCCAGATGCACAGGTAACTTATTCGAAAGGCGCTAACATCACCAACGATACGATCCTTGCCAAGAATGTGAATGTTTTTGGAGAAAGAGTTAGTATCTCAAAGGATTCACCAGATGCCTTGCTCAAAAGTGCTTTGAATGCCGCAAATGCTGCAGATGTTGTTGTAGCGGTTATTGGAGAAGCAACTGAAATGACGGGAGAGGCAGCCAGTCGTACAACTTTGAAGATTGATGAAAGTCAGAAAAAGATGCTTAGAGAATTGGTGAAAACAGGGAAGCCTGTTGTAGCTGTTTTGATGAGCGGAAGACCTTTGAATATTTCCGAAGAAATGGATATGCCAATTAGCATTCTACAGGTATGGCACCCGGGTGTTGAAGCCGGGAACGCGATCGCTGATGTGCTTTTTGGGGATTACAATCCTTCCGGAAAATTAACCGTTTCCTGGCCAAGAAGTGTTGGGCAGATCCCTGTTTACTACAGTATGAAAAATACCGGTCGTCCTTCGAGTCAGAAGGAATTCGAAAAATTCAAATCACGATACCTGGACATGCCTAACAGTCCGTTATTACCATTTGGGTATGGATTGAGTTATACCACTTTCGAATACGGAAAAGTAACTGCCAGCGCTGATTCGATGACTGAAAACGGAAGCATCACTATCAAAACAACGGTCACCAATACCGGGAATTATGACGGAGAAGAAGTGGTTCAGCTTTACCTGCATGATAAAGTGAGAAGCATTACGCCGCCAATGAAGGAACTTAAAGGATTTCAGAAAATAAGCCTTAAAAAAGGAGAATCTAAGGAGGTGACTTTTGAAATTACTGCTGAAGATTTGAAATTTTACAATTCACAGCTGGATTTTGTAGCTGAACCGGGTGAATTTGAGTTTGCAGTTGGAGGATCATCTGATGCTGAAATGGCCGGATCCTTCACTTTGGAATAA
- a CDS encoding glucoamylase family protein has translation MTKLKFLPLCAALILFGACNDSKAKKNTSEENKTAKDSTEISEEALLDTVQKQTLKYFWDYAEPNSGMGRERFHPDGDYPKNDAHVVTTGGSGFGMMGIIAGVERGFIDRDSAVVRFNKIADFLDNAPRFHGAWSHWLNGETGDVQAFGKKDNGGDIVETSFLAQSFIVIREYFKNGSEEEKKLAQKYDDLWKGIEWKWYTNNKNGIYWHWSPDYQWEMDFMIEGYNECLITYVMAASSPDHSIKPEVYHEGWARGGNITTDVKAYGMPLILKHNTSGDKGGPLFWAHYSYLGLNPKGLSDQYANYWDLNRNHSLINYEYCQENPANHDTYSERSWGLTASYTKNDDGSVGYAAHSPDSDRGVVSPTAAVSSIPYTPEKSLDAMRYFYTDLHDLVWGPAGFYDAYSLDNGEKWAAKKYLAIDQGPMIVMIENYRSGLIWDLFMGAPEIQNGLDKLGFTYDKE, from the coding sequence ATGACAAAATTGAAATTTTTACCGCTTTGTGCAGCACTGATTTTGTTTGGTGCCTGCAATGATTCAAAGGCAAAAAAGAACACTTCGGAAGAAAACAAAACAGCAAAAGATTCTACTGAAATTTCAGAAGAAGCCTTACTGGATACTGTTCAGAAGCAGACCTTAAAATATTTCTGGGATTATGCTGAACCAAATAGTGGTATGGGTAGAGAGCGTTTTCATCCTGATGGCGACTATCCTAAAAATGATGCTCATGTAGTAACTACCGGTGGTAGTGGATTTGGAATGATGGGAATTATTGCCGGGGTGGAACGCGGATTTATCGATAGAGATTCAGCCGTAGTAAGATTTAACAAGATCGCCGATTTTCTAGATAATGCTCCTCGTTTTCACGGTGCCTGGTCACACTGGCTGAATGGGGAAACAGGAGATGTTCAGGCCTTCGGAAAAAAGGATAACGGTGGAGATATAGTGGAAACCTCTTTCCTTGCACAATCTTTTATTGTTATTCGCGAATATTTTAAAAATGGTTCCGAAGAAGAAAAAAAGTTGGCTCAGAAATATGATGACCTATGGAAAGGGATAGAATGGAAATGGTACACCAATAATAAAAATGGCATTTACTGGCACTGGTCTCCAGATTACCAGTGGGAAATGGACTTTATGATCGAGGGTTATAATGAGTGTCTGATCACGTACGTTATGGCAGCCTCTTCTCCAGATCATTCCATAAAACCTGAAGTCTATCATGAAGGCTGGGCGCGTGGAGGAAATATTACTACCGATGTGAAAGCCTATGGGATGCCTTTGATCCTGAAACATAATACGAGTGGAGATAAAGGAGGTCCTTTATTCTGGGCTCATTATTCTTATTTAGGTCTTAATCCGAAAGGCTTAAGTGATCAATATGCAAATTATTGGGATTTGAATCGAAACCATTCCCTGATCAATTACGAGTACTGCCAGGAGAACCCTGCGAATCATGATACCTATTCTGAAAGATCATGGGGACTTACGGCAAGTTATACCAAGAATGATGATGGAAGTGTAGGATATGCGGCTCATTCTCCAGACAGCGATCGCGGAGTGGTATCTCCAACTGCGGCCGTAAGCTCTATTCCATATACCCCTGAAAAATCCCTGGATGCCATGCGTTATTTCTATACAGATTTGCATGACCTGGTTTGGGGACCTGCAGGATTTTATGATGCATACAGCCTTGATAACGGTGAAAAGTGGGCAGCGAAAAAATACCTGGCCATAGACCAGGGACCAATGATCGTGATGATCGAAAACTATCGTTCGGGCTTGATATGGGATCTTTTTATGGGAGCACCCGAAATACAAAACGGACTTGATAAATTAGGATTTACATATGATAAAGAATAA
- a CDS encoding family 43 glycosylhydrolase, with translation MFKNIQTVLLIFFGISLNAQEAIPETYINPLDIDYTYMVYNSSKNISYRSGADPAVIEFRGEYFMFVTRSFGYWHSKDLVDWEFIKPQQWFFEGSNAPTAFNYKDSLVYFAGDPAGYGSILYTDDPKSGKWTPTASISNNIQDSELFIDDDGKAYLYWGSSNVYPVKVKMLDKDDRFLETGVQKELINLNEEEHGWERFGENNFHPTLKEGYMEGASMTKHDGKYYLQYAAPGTQFNVYADGVYIGDSPLGPFEYMKSNPMSFKPGGFTNGAGHGITVKQTNGQYWHFATMALASNSHWERRLCMFPTYFDEDGLMHANTSYGDYPLYAPNHPTKAGQHTGWMLLSYKGKATVSSSMKQVKKSTANDGDYDITEMPLEKNNSGEIISKVLTDESPKSFWVAEANDEAQWVQIEMLEPGNIYAFQLNFHDEESGIYTRTEGLKHRFTIEVSEDGQSWQTVVDRSKSFEDAPNAYIPLNKPVKAKYVRYNNVKVPGKNLALSEIRVFGKGLGKKPSKVRGFDIKREEDRRNASFEWEPVKEAQGYNIRWGIAPDKLYQSWLVYDKNELYMRNLDRDTRYYFSIEAFNENGISEKTEIKEVK, from the coding sequence ATGTTTAAAAACATACAAACAGTACTACTTATTTTCTTCGGAATTAGCCTGAATGCGCAGGAGGCGATTCCGGAAACCTATATCAATCCGCTGGATATAGACTACACCTACATGGTCTATAATTCCAGTAAGAATATTTCTTATCGTTCGGGTGCAGATCCCGCAGTGATCGAGTTTCGTGGCGAGTATTTCATGTTCGTTACGCGTTCTTTTGGTTACTGGCATTCCAAAGACCTGGTCGATTGGGAATTTATCAAACCACAACAATGGTTTTTTGAAGGTTCCAATGCCCCTACAGCATTCAATTACAAAGATTCATTGGTGTATTTTGCCGGTGATCCTGCAGGTTATGGCAGTATTCTTTATACCGATGATCCCAAAAGTGGCAAATGGACGCCCACTGCCTCTATTTCAAACAACATTCAGGATTCTGAATTATTCATTGACGATGACGGGAAAGCATATTTATACTGGGGTTCTTCAAATGTGTACCCTGTCAAGGTCAAAATGCTGGATAAAGATGATCGCTTTTTAGAGACCGGCGTTCAGAAAGAGTTGATCAATCTGAATGAAGAAGAGCACGGCTGGGAACGTTTCGGGGAAAATAATTTTCACCCTACTCTTAAAGAAGGTTATATGGAAGGTGCTTCCATGACCAAACACGACGGAAAATATTACCTGCAGTATGCCGCTCCCGGAACACAGTTCAATGTCTACGCAGACGGAGTTTATATTGGGGATTCGCCGTTGGGTCCTTTTGAATATATGAAAAGCAACCCGATGAGTTTCAAGCCAGGCGGTTTTACCAATGGTGCAGGACACGGGATTACCGTGAAGCAAACCAACGGTCAATACTGGCATTTTGCAACTATGGCTTTAGCTTCTAATTCTCACTGGGAGCGAAGGCTGTGTATGTTCCCTACCTATTTTGATGAAGACGGGCTGATGCATGCCAACACGAGTTATGGAGATTATCCGCTTTATGCGCCAAATCATCCAACCAAAGCCGGCCAGCATACCGGTTGGATGCTCTTATCCTACAAAGGTAAAGCCACGGTATCCTCATCGATGAAGCAGGTAAAAAAGAGTACCGCAAATGATGGGGATTATGATATTACTGAAATGCCTTTGGAAAAAAATAATTCAGGCGAAATCATCTCGAAAGTGCTGACTGATGAAAGTCCGAAATCTTTCTGGGTTGCTGAAGCGAATGATGAAGCTCAGTGGGTACAGATCGAGATGCTGGAACCGGGAAATATTTATGCTTTTCAGCTGAATTTTCATGATGAAGAATCTGGAATTTATACCAGAACTGAAGGTTTAAAGCACCGGTTTACAATTGAGGTTTCCGAAGATGGTCAAAGCTGGCAAACAGTAGTTGACCGAAGCAAAAGCTTTGAGGATGCACCCAATGCATACATTCCTTTAAACAAGCCGGTCAAGGCAAAGTACGTTCGGTATAATAACGTAAAAGTTCCCGGGAAAAATCTTGCCTTATCTGAAATTCGGGTTTTTGGAAAAGGGCTAGGTAAAAAACCGTCAAAAGTTCGTGGTTTTGATATCAAAAGGGAGGAAGATCGCAGAAATGCTTCCTTCGAATGGGAACCTGTAAAAGAAGCGCAAGGATACAATATTCGCTGGGGAATTGCTCCGGATAAATTATACCAAAGCTGGCTCGTTTATGACAAAAATGAGCTTTACATGCGTAACCTCGATCGTGATACCAGGTATTATTTCAGTATCGAGGCATTTAACGAAAATGGGATATCAGAAAAAACCGAAATCAAAGAAGTCAAATAA
- a CDS encoding glucoamylase family protein: MSKLTVLFSFFFTMALFSQESDYTKVFFENNLMEKSWNSSNVEYSGNSFVLNVQKRIPVADHKFFTPGNSLQLKYSSNPEGNWSVTINYPEWRGKDHFKKADILSFWMLNDEESSSTLPEISLLIKSGKSSSLSLDEYTNGLVSDEWFQVKIPLKDFGSGFKSAMINAVQFQQGKSEGDHEVFLDQIELLDAVNSDSSVSQVQIQNLKGYERHVDIRWNEIDPDVIKYIQVYRSENGEDYQPIGIQNTQYFSKFTDFTGQPDQTYYYKISALSYDYSESELSAAEKVSTKTMSDEELLSMVQEASFNYYWDGAEKNSGLALENIPGRKEMVASGASGFGLMALVVGAERNFISRDEFVIRIGKIVQFLEKAERFHGAYSHFIDGPSGKVEPFFGKKDNGADLVETSFLMQGLLTVKQYLSEENSTEKGLRDRITKIWEGVEWDWFRQEDSSNYLTWHWSPDQQWVIDHQLIGWNETMITYFLAIASPTHGVDANMYYTGWASQQQKAKDYRSNWGETSAGSTYTNETTYYGIPLKVGVGVGGPLFFVHYSFLGLDPNKMSDRYVNYFENNRDIVEINYRYSVANPGGYEGYAENSWGLTASDGPNGYKAREAKPSQDDGTIAPTGAIASFPYTPEKSMAALKHFYRDNGKFLWGEYGFRDAFNLGEDWVAKIYMGLNQAPMTVMIENYRSGLLWDLFMKNEEVQQAMTEIKNINTEE; encoded by the coding sequence ATGAGTAAACTGACTGTCCTTTTCAGCTTCTTTTTTACAATGGCTCTTTTCAGCCAGGAATCTGATTATACAAAAGTTTTTTTTGAGAATAATCTGATGGAAAAAAGCTGGAATTCCAGTAATGTGGAATATTCCGGAAACTCCTTTGTTTTGAATGTTCAGAAAAGAATTCCGGTAGCTGATCACAAGTTTTTCACTCCCGGAAATTCTTTGCAACTGAAGTACAGTTCCAATCCGGAAGGGAACTGGTCAGTAACTATAAATTATCCTGAATGGAGAGGTAAAGACCATTTTAAAAAGGCTGATATTTTGAGTTTCTGGATGCTTAATGATGAAGAATCTTCATCAACATTACCTGAAATAAGTCTTTTGATAAAATCGGGAAAATCTTCTTCTCTCTCCTTGGATGAGTATACTAATGGGCTTGTTTCTGATGAATGGTTTCAGGTAAAGATTCCTTTAAAAGATTTTGGATCGGGATTTAAATCAGCTATGATAAATGCTGTGCAATTTCAACAGGGAAAATCTGAAGGTGATCATGAGGTATTTCTTGATCAGATTGAGCTTCTTGATGCTGTAAATTCTGATAGTTCCGTTTCTCAGGTTCAGATTCAAAATTTAAAAGGCTATGAGCGACATGTAGATATTAGATGGAACGAAATTGATCCAGATGTGATCAAATACATCCAGGTATATCGGTCTGAAAACGGCGAAGATTACCAACCTATTGGTATTCAGAATACGCAGTATTTTTCAAAATTTACCGATTTCACCGGGCAGCCAGATCAAACCTATTACTACAAGATTAGTGCGCTGAGTTATGATTATTCAGAATCTGAGCTTTCAGCAGCTGAAAAGGTTTCCACGAAAACAATGAGCGATGAAGAATTGTTATCGATGGTTCAGGAAGCCTCGTTTAATTATTATTGGGACGGTGCAGAGAAGAATAGCGGCCTGGCTCTGGAAAATATTCCGGGAAGAAAGGAAATGGTCGCTTCTGGTGCATCGGGATTTGGATTGATGGCTCTTGTAGTTGGAGCCGAAAGAAACTTTATTTCACGAGATGAATTTGTGATCAGAATAGGCAAAATTGTTCAGTTTCTTGAAAAAGCGGAACGTTTCCATGGTGCATATTCCCATTTTATAGATGGTCCTTCAGGAAAAGTAGAACCGTTTTTCGGTAAGAAAGACAACGGTGCAGACCTGGTGGAAACTTCCTTTTTGATGCAAGGCTTGCTTACTGTTAAGCAATATTTGTCAGAAGAAAATTCAACAGAAAAAGGTTTAAGAGACCGTATTACCAAAATTTGGGAAGGCGTTGAATGGGATTGGTTCAGGCAGGAGGACAGCAGCAATTATTTAACCTGGCACTGGTCGCCAGATCAGCAGTGGGTGATCGATCATCAGTTAATTGGCTGGAACGAAACCATGATCACTTATTTTCTGGCTATAGCCTCACCAACTCATGGTGTGGATGCCAATATGTACTATACGGGTTGGGCAAGCCAGCAGCAAAAAGCTAAAGACTATCGCTCGAACTGGGGTGAAACCAGCGCCGGTTCTACTTATACGAACGAAACCACTTATTATGGCATCCCGCTGAAGGTTGGAGTTGGAGTTGGAGGACCTTTGTTCTTCGTTCATTATTCCTTCTTAGGTTTGGATCCAAATAAAATGAGTGATCGCTATGTCAATTATTTTGAGAATAATCGGGATATCGTAGAGATCAATTACCGCTATTCTGTTGCTAATCCAGGAGGCTACGAGGGTTATGCCGAAAATAGCTGGGGCCTGACCGCAAGCGACGGGCCTAATGGTTACAAAGCCAGGGAAGCTAAGCCGTCTCAGGATGATGGAACCATAGCGCCAACCGGGGCTATCGCTTCTTTTCCATACACACCTGAAAAATCAATGGCAGCCTTAAAGCATTTTTATCGCGATAATGGAAAATTTTTGTGGGGAGAATATGGATTTCGCGATGCATTTAATCTCGGAGAAGATTGGGTTGCAAAAATTTATATGGGCTTAAATCAGGCGCCCATGACCGTCATGATCGAAAATTATAGAAGCGGATTGCTTTGGGATCTTTTCATGAAAAATGAAGAAGTACAGCAGGCTATGACCGAAATCAAAAATATAAATACAGAAGAATAA